One genomic region from Pseudoduganella dura encodes:
- the secD gene encoding protein translocase subunit SecD → MNRYPVWKYIVIAMVVLLAALYTAPNYLGESPALQVTGGKSTVKVGSDIATRVEQLLGKAGLPATDIALDAGTNPSVLVRFADIDTQFKARLALERGLNADPRDPAYIVTNNLLANTPKWMRKLGAYPMYLGLDLRGGVHFLMQVDTRAALDKRIQGFEAAFRMQLRDKDVRHAGIERVGDAVVVTLRDEPMRRAARDALAGMSELRFADGGSGTDLTLTATMAPAALKAALDNGVKQNIATLSKRVNQLGVREPVIQQQGADRIIVQLPGMQDVARAKSLIGRTATLEVRLVDPAVTRGTELSAAIPFNSELFTAGRNAPVVLYKDVIVTGDYISSATATFDSSQQPAVSIDLNGDGGRKMRQATRDKVGKLMAIVLVENRKPEVLMVATIQQELGSTVQITGVGSIGNATELALLLRAGALYAPMAVIEERLVGPQLGAENIMKGKHATLYGFAAIAVFMIAYYTMFGFFSVLALAINVLLLVAILSMMQVTLTLPGIAAIALALGMAIDANVLINERVREELRAGASPQAAISAGFDRAWATILDSNVTTLIVALALLVFGSGAIRGFAIVHALGILTSMFSAVFVSRGVVNLWYGRRKKLQSLSIGTVWVPGQAR, encoded by the coding sequence ATGAACCGCTATCCTGTCTGGAAATACATCGTCATTGCCATGGTCGTGCTGCTGGCGGCCCTGTACACGGCACCCAATTACCTCGGCGAATCGCCCGCGCTGCAAGTTACCGGCGGCAAATCCACGGTCAAGGTGGGCAGCGATATCGCCACCCGTGTCGAACAGCTCCTCGGCAAGGCCGGGCTGCCCGCCACGGACATCGCGCTCGATGCCGGCACGAATCCTTCGGTGCTCGTCCGTTTCGCCGACATCGACACGCAGTTCAAGGCCCGGCTCGCACTGGAGCGGGGCCTGAACGCCGATCCGCGCGATCCCGCCTATATCGTCACGAACAACCTGCTGGCCAACACCCCGAAGTGGATGCGGAAACTGGGCGCCTATCCGATGTACCTGGGCCTCGACCTGCGCGGCGGTGTCCACTTCCTGATGCAGGTCGACACCAGGGCCGCGCTGGACAAGCGCATCCAGGGCTTCGAAGCCGCGTTCCGGATGCAGCTGCGTGACAAGGACGTGCGCCATGCCGGCATCGAACGCGTGGGCGACGCGGTCGTCGTGACATTGCGCGACGAACCCATGCGGCGGGCAGCCCGCGACGCGCTGGCCGGCATGAGCGAACTGCGGTTCGCCGATGGCGGCAGCGGCACGGACCTGACGCTGACGGCCACCATGGCGCCGGCAGCCCTGAAAGCCGCGCTGGATAACGGCGTCAAGCAGAACATCGCCACGCTGTCCAAGCGCGTCAACCAGCTGGGCGTGCGGGAACCGGTCATCCAGCAGCAGGGCGCGGACCGCATCATCGTCCAGCTGCCCGGCATGCAGGACGTGGCGCGCGCCAAGTCGCTCATCGGCCGCACCGCCACGCTGGAAGTGCGCCTGGTCGACCCCGCGGTAACCCGCGGCACCGAACTCTCCGCCGCGATCCCGTTCAATTCCGAGCTGTTCACCGCCGGCAGGAACGCACCCGTGGTGCTGTACAAGGATGTCATCGTCACTGGCGACTACATTTCTTCGGCCACCGCCACTTTTGACTCGAGCCAGCAACCGGCCGTATCGATCGACCTGAACGGCGATGGCGGCCGCAAGATGCGCCAGGCCACGCGCGACAAGGTGGGCAAGCTGATGGCCATCGTGCTGGTCGAAAACAGGAAGCCGGAAGTATTGATGGTGGCGACCATCCAGCAGGAGCTGGGCAGCACCGTCCAGATCACCGGCGTGGGCAGCATCGGCAACGCCACCGAGCTGGCGCTGCTGCTGCGCGCCGGCGCGCTGTACGCGCCGATGGCCGTCATCGAGGAACGCCTGGTGGGCCCGCAGCTTGGCGCGGAGAACATCATGAAGGGCAAGCACGCCACGTTGTACGGCTTTGCCGCGATCGCCGTGTTCATGATCGCCTACTACACGATGTTCGGCTTCTTCTCCGTGCTGGCGCTGGCCATCAACGTGCTGCTGCTGGTGGCGATCCTGTCGATGATGCAGGTGACGCTGACGCTGCCGGGGATCGCCGCCATCGCGCTGGCACTGGGCATGGCGATCGACGCCAACGTGCTGATCAACGAGCGGGTGCGCGAGGAGCTGCGCGCCGGGGCTTCGCCGCAGGCCGCGATCTCGGCCGGCTTCGACCGCGCCTGGGCCACCATCCTCGACTCGAACGTGACCACGCTGATCGTGGCGTTGGCGCTGCTGGTGTTCGGTTCCGGCGCCATCCGCGGCTTCGCGATCGTGCACGCCCTGGGTATCCTGACCTCGATGTTCTCCGCCGTCTTCGTGTCGCGCGGCGTGGTCAACCTGTGGTACGGCCGCAGGAAGAAACTGCAATCGCTGTCGATCGGTACCGTCTGGGTACCGGGCCAGGCCAGGTAA
- a CDS encoding M56 family metallopeptidase yields MSALPPAVAHALLHALWQIALLALCAGATLHALRYHTAAARHAAGMAWLLAMALVPLATAIGFFAAPHAPLQANTGFSPGPAPMAAAPALWLTGVGMMALLRLRDWRALLNLEHQRFTPLPAAWVARFEAIRRRMGIPAALPVQVRVGTDFGMSPFTARLLRPVVWLPLAVLTHLPADQVAALLAHELAHIRRKDWLWNGLQYAVEALLFFHPAMWWLSRRIRQERENACDDLALAAGEDPVALAEGLTALQRLRQPRVPRPMPAFALAAGGGVLLARVTRILAEPGGRPLGVRTAGALAAMLCAALLLVHGVPGFEAGVAAPAGHQLPDAPPATAPAMPTPLPQPVHHAALPLAVIHVVPVPPEPPTLRHTVPALPPPPPRPTIE; encoded by the coding sequence ATGAGCGCGCTGCCGCCGGCCGTGGCGCATGCGCTGCTGCATGCGCTGTGGCAGATCGCGCTGCTCGCACTGTGCGCCGGTGCAACGCTGCACGCGCTGCGGTACCACACGGCGGCGGCCCGCCATGCCGCGGGCATGGCGTGGCTGCTGGCAATGGCACTGGTACCGCTGGCCACGGCCATCGGGTTCTTCGCCGCCCCGCACGCGCCGTTGCAGGCGAATACCGGCTTTTCTCCCGGCCCGGCGCCGATGGCGGCCGCGCCCGCGCTGTGGCTGACGGGTGTGGGCATGATGGCCCTGCTGCGCTTGCGCGACTGGCGCGCACTGCTGAACCTGGAGCACCAGCGCTTCACGCCGTTGCCGGCCGCATGGGTTGCGCGCTTCGAAGCGATCCGGCGCCGCATGGGCATTCCGGCAGCGCTGCCGGTGCAGGTGCGCGTAGGCACGGACTTCGGCATGTCGCCTTTCACGGCGCGGCTGCTGCGCCCGGTCGTCTGGCTGCCGCTGGCCGTGCTGACGCACCTGCCGGCGGACCAGGTGGCCGCGCTGCTGGCCCATGAACTGGCCCATATCCGCCGCAAGGACTGGCTGTGGAACGGCCTGCAGTACGCGGTCGAAGCGCTGCTGTTCTTCCACCCGGCCATGTGGTGGCTCAGCCGGCGCATCCGCCAGGAACGCGAGAATGCCTGCGACGATCTCGCGCTGGCGGCCGGCGAAGATCCGGTCGCGCTGGCCGAAGGCCTGACGGCGCTGCAGCGGCTGCGCCAGCCGCGGGTCCCGCGCCCGATGCCGGCATTCGCGCTGGCCGCGGGCGGTGGCGTGCTGCTGGCGCGCGTGACCCGCATCCTGGCGGAGCCCGGCGGCAGGCCGCTCGGCGTGCGCACCGCCGGCGCCCTGGCCGCGATGCTGTGCGCCGCGCTGCTGCTGGTACATGGCGTCCCCGGATTCGAGGCAGGCGTTGCCGCACCGGCCGGCCATCAGTTGCCCGACGCGCCGCCTGCGACGGCCCCGGCCATGCCCACGCCGCTGCCGCAGCCGGTGCACCACGCAGCGCTGCCGCTGGCCGTGATCCACGTGGTGCCGGTGCCGCCGGAACCGCCCACGCTGCGGCATACCGTTCCGGCGCTGCCGCCGCCGCCGCCGCGCCCGACCATCGAATGA
- a CDS encoding PEP-CTERM sorting domain-containing protein yields MSLSHKAVAVASLIFATSASADITAYTSQASYLAAVGTSGVDTFDDLQIWNYPTPAPRQAGDFGYSVTAGPVVNEYWGATDNGSDWWMSTGYSHDQLAYSGFGEGIVGAGGFFFGSWYNGTSLPIDAIRVTATDSTGATLTWTIESPEVNSFVGFVSDTHLTSLTVWKDNIPDTFITVNDLHLSVAAVPEPATYGMLLGGLALLGAAARKRRRA; encoded by the coding sequence ATGTCTCTCTCCCACAAGGCCGTTGCTGTTGCTTCACTGATCTTCGCCACCTCTGCAAGCGCCGATATCACCGCCTATACCAGCCAGGCGTCCTATCTCGCCGCCGTCGGTACATCCGGCGTCGACACGTTCGACGATTTGCAGATCTGGAACTATCCCACCCCCGCGCCGCGCCAGGCGGGCGATTTCGGCTACTCGGTCACGGCCGGCCCGGTCGTCAACGAATATTGGGGCGCCACCGACAACGGCAGTGACTGGTGGATGTCCACGGGTTACTCGCACGACCAGCTGGCTTACAGCGGCTTCGGCGAAGGCATCGTCGGCGCCGGCGGCTTCTTCTTCGGCTCCTGGTACAACGGCACCTCGCTGCCGATCGACGCGATCCGGGTCACCGCCACCGACAGCACCGGCGCCACGCTGACGTGGACCATCGAATCGCCGGAAGTGAACTCGTTCGTCGGCTTCGTCTCAGACACGCACCTGACATCGCTCACGGTATGGAAGGACAACATTCCCGACACGTTCATCACCGTCAACGACCTGCACCTGTCTGTGGCGGCGGTACCCGAGCCGGCCACGTACGGCATGCTGCTGGGCGGCCTTGCGCTGCTCGGCGCGGCGGCGCGCAAGCGGCGCCGGGCATAA
- a CDS encoding LysR family transcriptional regulator, with amino-acid sequence MTLQQLRDFVAVIEHGGFRAAARALLVSQAALTKSVLKLEATHDVELVLRMQSGVALTDPGRQLLSYARAILRDVDEAMAMLDTRRLAERMTLVVGASIDPALTLVPRVSEDFKRRNAHANVHIQYGAPGDLVDMLREGRLNLVVSELPGGLNTGNLCVEPIYRESLFIASRAGTVDTLDGEQFSRRPWLVLGETNSAKQPQDALRDVFARWGWRLPATVYSSSSLIAAIDEVSGSDTFCLLPERIFSHPVAARRLRMTSVAGQPVAEREVAIITKGSRHPQGGVAEFVAMTKSLARIRDLAFS; translated from the coding sequence ATGACATTGCAGCAACTACGGGATTTCGTGGCCGTCATCGAACATGGCGGCTTCAGGGCGGCGGCGCGCGCGCTGCTGGTATCCCAGGCGGCGCTGACGAAGAGCGTTCTGAAACTCGAAGCCACGCACGACGTGGAGCTGGTGCTGCGCATGCAGTCCGGCGTGGCGCTGACCGATCCCGGACGGCAACTGCTCAGCTATGCCCGGGCCATCCTGCGCGACGTGGACGAAGCGATGGCCATGCTCGATACCCGGCGGCTGGCCGAGCGCATGACGCTCGTGGTGGGCGCCAGCATCGACCCGGCGCTGACGCTGGTGCCGCGCGTGTCGGAGGATTTCAAGCGCCGCAACGCGCACGCCAATGTGCATATCCAGTACGGCGCGCCGGGCGACCTGGTGGACATGCTGCGCGAAGGGCGGTTGAACCTCGTCGTGTCCGAGCTGCCCGGCGGCCTGAATACCGGCAACCTGTGCGTGGAGCCGATCTACCGGGAATCGCTGTTCATCGCCAGCCGCGCCGGCACGGTCGATACGCTGGACGGCGAGCAGTTTTCAAGGCGGCCCTGGCTGGTGCTCGGCGAAACCAACAGCGCCAAGCAGCCGCAGGATGCGCTGCGCGACGTGTTCGCCCGCTGGGGCTGGCGGCTGCCGGCCACCGTGTATTCGTCCAGCTCGCTGATCGCCGCGATCGACGAGGTGTCCGGCAGCGATACCTTCTGCCTGCTCCCCGAACGCATCTTCAGCCATCCCGTCGCGGCCCGGCGCCTGCGCATGACCTCGGTAGCCGGGCAGCCGGTGGCCGAGCGCGAGGTGGCGATCATCACCAAGGGTTCGCGCCACCCGCAGGGCGGAGTGGCCGAATTCGTGGCGATGACGAAGTCGCTGGCACGCATCCGCGATCTCGCGTTTTCGTAG
- a CDS encoding c-type cytochrome — translation MMKPFGSTVLAAVFTIAALVPAAAGAADVPQMSSGYTFAQKDGKALYAASCQGCHMAKGEGAHGAGFYPKLAGNPLVQSPEYIVHRVANGYRGMPAFAGMMDDEQIAAVVTYVRQSFGKPDAPATTAADVRKLRQ, via the coding sequence ATGATGAAACCTTTCGGCAGCACGGTTCTCGCGGCTGTCTTCACGATTGCCGCGCTGGTACCGGCGGCGGCTGGCGCGGCCGACGTGCCGCAGATGTCGAGCGGGTATACCTTTGCGCAGAAGGATGGCAAGGCGCTGTATGCGGCCAGTTGCCAGGGCTGCCACATGGCCAAGGGCGAAGGGGCGCACGGCGCCGGCTTCTATCCGAAGCTGGCCGGCAATCCGCTGGTGCAGAGCCCGGAGTACATCGTCCACCGGGTAGCCAACGGCTACCGGGGCATGCCCGCGTTCGCCGGCATGATGGACGACGAGCAGATCGCCGCCGTGGTCACCTACGTGCGCCAGTCGTTCGGCAAGCCGGATGCGCCGGCCACGACGGCGGCCGATGTACGCAAGCTGCGCCAGTGA
- the secF gene encoding protein translocase subunit SecF: protein MEFFRIRRDIPFMRYATIFNIVSALTFVAAVYFLATKGLHLSIEFKGGTVVEVKYPHAADLERLRGTLRGAGFEHPEASTFGTASDVMIRLPVTPGASPDATSARAFEALCRAGQGTARVFDEATQKGGGAHARTACIDAAGNETVSLQRVEFVGPQVGEELAQNGLNALIMVVAGVMFYLAVRFEWKYAVAAIIANLHDVVIIMGFFAFFQWEFSLTVLAAILAVLGYSVNESVVIFDRIRENFRKQRRMTVHEVIDNAITSTMSRTIITHGCTEMMVLSMLFFGGPTLHHFAVALTIGILFGIYSSVFVAAAVAMKLGVRREDLVRPMREEEAREKDGTGGAVV from the coding sequence ATGGAATTTTTCCGCATTCGCAGAGACATCCCGTTCATGCGCTACGCGACGATCTTCAACATCGTGTCGGCGTTGACGTTCGTGGCCGCCGTGTACTTCCTGGCCACGAAGGGCCTGCACCTGTCGATCGAGTTCAAGGGCGGCACCGTGGTCGAGGTGAAGTACCCGCACGCGGCCGACCTGGAACGGCTGCGCGGCACGCTGCGCGGCGCCGGCTTCGAGCATCCCGAAGCCAGCACGTTCGGCACCGCGAGCGACGTGATGATCCGCCTGCCGGTCACGCCCGGTGCCAGCCCCGATGCCACGTCGGCCCGCGCCTTCGAGGCGCTGTGCCGCGCCGGGCAGGGCACGGCCCGCGTCTTCGATGAAGCGACGCAGAAGGGCGGCGGGGCTCATGCCCGCACCGCCTGCATCGATGCGGCCGGCAACGAAACGGTCTCGCTGCAGCGCGTCGAATTCGTCGGCCCGCAGGTGGGCGAGGAACTGGCGCAGAACGGCCTGAACGCGCTGATCATGGTGGTGGCCGGCGTGATGTTCTACCTGGCCGTGCGCTTCGAGTGGAAGTATGCGGTGGCGGCGATCATCGCCAACCTGCACGACGTGGTCATCATCATGGGCTTCTTCGCGTTCTTCCAGTGGGAATTCTCGCTGACGGTGCTGGCGGCGATCCTGGCGGTGCTGGGTTACTCGGTCAACGAATCGGTCGTCATCTTCGACCGGATCCGCGAGAACTTCCGCAAGCAGCGCAGGATGACCGTGCACGAAGTGATCGACAACGCGATCACCAGCACGATGTCGCGCACGATCATCACCCACGGCTGCACGGAGATGATGGTGCTGTCGATGCTGTTCTTCGGCGGCCCCACGCTGCACCACTTCGCCGTCGCGCTGACGATCGGCATCCTGTTCGGCATCTACTCGTCGGTGTTCGTGGCCGCCGCCGTCGCCATGAAGCTGGGCGTCAGGCGCGAAGACCTGGTCAGGCCAATGAGGGAAGAAGAGGCCAGGGAAAAGGACGGGACCGGCGGCGCCGTCGTCTAG
- a CDS encoding IS1595 family transposase: protein MDPAGFVGLFQALTQEQLTDQQVASLEAWLAALSSRGNCLGIVEQAAGACPCPHCGCGRRHRCGQANGLQRYRCMACTRSYNALTGTPLARLRHRDKWLPYLQCLLESRTVRDAARRVDVARSTSFRWRHRFIGGVRRERPAPLAGMVEVDETYLLESQKGSRKLDRPARRRGSKAARRGISRELDCILVARDRARVTHEFVTGRGSVSARQLALHLLPVLRRDVLLISDGAKAYGTFARAANITHEAINVRAGVRARGAIHLNNVNGWHSRFKTWLRRFNGVASRYLANYTGWQRVLDAAHLLLPAQWLRVGVAGSHRQRPAC, encoded by the coding sequence ATGGACCCTGCCGGCTTTGTCGGACTGTTTCAAGCACTCACCCAGGAGCAACTGACCGATCAGCAGGTCGCCAGCCTGGAGGCGTGGCTTGCGGCACTGTCGTCGCGTGGCAATTGCCTCGGCATTGTTGAACAGGCCGCCGGCGCGTGCCCTTGCCCGCACTGTGGCTGCGGGCGGCGGCATCGCTGTGGTCAGGCCAATGGCCTGCAGCGTTATCGCTGCATGGCGTGCACGCGCAGCTACAACGCGCTGACCGGCACGCCGCTGGCACGATTACGGCATCGCGACAAATGGCTGCCGTATCTGCAGTGCCTGCTTGAGTCGCGCACCGTGCGAGATGCGGCGCGGCGCGTCGACGTCGCCCGTTCGACGAGCTTCCGATGGCGCCACCGGTTCATCGGCGGCGTGCGCCGCGAGCGCCCGGCGCCACTGGCAGGCATGGTCGAGGTGGACGAAACATATTTACTGGAATCGCAAAAAGGCTCGCGAAAGCTCGACCGCCCGGCGCGGCGGCGTGGCAGCAAAGCGGCACGCCGCGGTATCAGCCGCGAACTGGACTGCATTCTGGTCGCTCGCGACCGTGCCAGGGTGACGCACGAATTCGTTACCGGGCGTGGATCGGTTAGTGCGCGGCAGCTGGCGCTGCATCTGCTGCCGGTGTTGCGTCGTGACGTTCTTCTGATCAGCGATGGTGCCAAGGCTTACGGGACTTTTGCTCGGGCGGCCAATATTACCCACGAAGCCATTAACGTTCGCGCCGGCGTTCGTGCCCGGGGCGCGATTCACCTCAATAACGTGAACGGGTGGCACAGCCGTTTTAAAACCTGGCTACGCCGCTTCAATGGGGTGGCCAGCCGCTACCTGGCCAATTACACCGGCTGGCAACGCGTGCTCGACGCGGCCCACCTGCTGCTACCGGCCCAATGGCTGCGCGTGGGCGTCGCCGGAAGCCATCGCCAAAGACCAGCTTGCTGA
- the paoA gene encoding aldehyde dehydrogenase iron-sulfur subunit PaoA encodes MDEIDTTRRDLLIAGALTATAAAVPSMAGAQPAPAGAANAAPATPVSSKVTLKVNGQQHAVSVDTRTTLLDLLREQLHLTGTKKGCDQGQCGACTVIADGRRINSCLSLAVMHENSEITTIEGLGTPDKMHPMQAAFVKHDGYQCGYCTPGQICSAVSVLDEIRKGIPSHVTGDLTARPLLTEKEIRERMSGNICRCGAYSNIVDAIVEVSGRPA; translated from the coding sequence ATGGATGAGATCGATACCACCCGGCGCGACCTGCTGATCGCGGGTGCGCTGACCGCCACGGCCGCCGCCGTGCCCTCAATGGCGGGTGCCCAGCCCGCACCCGCCGGCGCGGCGAATGCCGCGCCGGCGACCCCCGTTTCCTCGAAAGTCACGCTGAAGGTGAACGGCCAGCAGCACGCCGTCTCGGTGGACACGCGCACCACGCTGCTCGACCTGCTGCGCGAGCAGCTGCACCTCACCGGCACCAAGAAAGGCTGCGACCAGGGCCAGTGCGGCGCCTGCACGGTGATCGCCGACGGCCGCCGCATCAATTCCTGCCTGTCGCTGGCGGTGATGCACGAGAACTCGGAAATCACCACGATCGAAGGCCTCGGCACGCCGGACAAGATGCACCCGATGCAGGCGGCCTTCGTCAAGCACGACGGCTACCAGTGCGGTTACTGTACGCCGGGGCAGATCTGTTCGGCCGTGTCCGTGCTCGATGAAATCCGCAAGGGCATTCCGAGCCACGTGACCGGCGACCTGACGGCGCGCCCGCTGCTGACCGAGAAGGAAATCCGCGAACGCATGAGCGGCAACATCTGTCGCTGCGGTGCCTACTCGAACATCGTCGACGCGATCGTCGAGGTGTCCGGGAGGCCCGCATGA
- a CDS encoding BlaI/MecI/CopY family transcriptional regulator, giving the protein MDPNPTEGELAILRILWARQTPTTVREVHEELLRTKDTAYTTVLKMLTIMHEKKLVHRDESERSHRFVPVYSEPVVQSAMLKSFVRNAFAGSPLTLVQRALDDEHTSDEELTAIEKLIAEAKARRGGGA; this is encoded by the coding sequence ATGGACCCGAACCCGACCGAAGGCGAACTGGCGATCCTGCGCATCCTGTGGGCGCGCCAAACTCCCACCACCGTGCGCGAAGTGCACGAGGAACTGCTGCGCACGAAGGACACGGCTTATACAACCGTGCTGAAGATGCTTACGATCATGCACGAGAAAAAGCTGGTGCACCGCGACGAGAGCGAACGCAGCCACCGCTTCGTGCCCGTCTACAGCGAACCGGTGGTGCAGTCGGCCATGCTGAAGAGTTTCGTGCGCAACGCCTTCGCCGGCTCGCCGTTGACGCTGGTCCAGCGCGCCCTCGACGACGAGCACACCAGCGACGAGGAACTGACGGCGATCGAGAAGCTGATCGCCGAGGCGAAGGCCCGGCGCGGGGGCGGCGCATGA
- a CDS encoding NAD(P)/FAD-dependent oxidoreductase, translating into MRHRANGDAGAGLEGGVSRRQMLATLGKTLGGTAMYHAMTSLGFAQASTFSGPLRLDGAPKGASVLVLGAGIAGLVAAYELRQAGYHVTVLEYNGRAGGRSWSIRGGDRYTELGGAEQTCRFAKGEYVNPGPWRLPYHHHGMLDYARRFNVPLEPFIQVNYNAYLHGTNAFGGKPQRYRTVQADYNGHVAELLAKATGAGRLDGEISGEEKEQLLESLASFGGLDKDMLYGKNRIASERRGYDVPPGGGLMPRAQYSTPGNRGELLSSRLWESLAVGHEYEFQTSIFQPKHGMDQIALAVYGQVKQLVQFHAKVTAIDQDERGVTVTVEDARQPGQGIRKVKADWCVCTIPLSILSQVEVKAKPELLAAIAAVPYAAAFKAGLQFKRRFWEQDDGIFGGISYTDQPINRICYPASNFNAKGPAVVLGAYMFGPNAFEFSAMNTDERLREVVRQGGQLHAQYEKEFDNGVTVGWHRVPWINGCMGMWTEGARAQHYDNLCTIDNRLVLAGEHASFIGGWQEGAVLSAHDAITRLHAKAKATTTRSAA; encoded by the coding sequence ATGCGGCACAGGGCAAATGGAGATGCGGGCGCAGGCCTGGAGGGCGGCGTCAGCAGGCGGCAGATGCTGGCGACGCTGGGCAAGACGCTCGGCGGCACGGCCATGTATCACGCGATGACGTCGCTGGGCTTTGCCCAGGCGTCCACGTTCAGCGGCCCGTTGCGGCTCGACGGCGCACCGAAAGGCGCCAGCGTGCTGGTGCTGGGCGCCGGCATTGCCGGGCTGGTGGCGGCGTACGAACTGCGCCAGGCCGGTTACCACGTCACGGTACTCGAATACAACGGCCGCGCGGGCGGGCGCAGCTGGTCGATCCGCGGCGGCGACCGCTACACGGAACTGGGCGGCGCCGAGCAGACGTGCCGCTTCGCCAAGGGCGAATACGTGAATCCGGGCCCGTGGCGCCTGCCCTACCACCACCACGGCATGCTGGACTATGCGCGCCGCTTCAACGTGCCGCTGGAGCCGTTCATCCAGGTGAACTACAACGCCTACCTGCACGGCACCAATGCCTTCGGCGGCAAGCCGCAGCGCTATCGCACGGTGCAGGCCGACTACAACGGCCACGTGGCCGAGCTGCTCGCCAAGGCCACCGGCGCCGGCCGGCTCGACGGCGAGATCAGCGGCGAGGAAAAGGAACAGCTGCTCGAATCGCTGGCGTCGTTCGGCGGGCTGGACAAGGACATGCTGTACGGGAAAAACCGCATCGCCAGCGAACGGCGCGGCTATGACGTGCCGCCTGGCGGCGGCCTGATGCCACGTGCGCAGTACTCGACGCCGGGCAACCGCGGCGAGCTGCTCTCTTCGCGGTTATGGGAAAGCCTGGCCGTGGGTCACGAATATGAATTCCAGACCAGCATCTTCCAGCCGAAGCACGGCATGGACCAGATCGCGCTGGCCGTGTACGGCCAGGTGAAACAGCTGGTGCAGTTCCACGCCAAGGTGACGGCGATCGACCAGGACGAGCGCGGCGTGACCGTGACGGTGGAGGATGCGCGCCAGCCGGGCCAGGGCATCCGCAAGGTGAAGGCCGACTGGTGCGTGTGCACGATTCCGCTGTCGATCCTGAGCCAGGTCGAGGTCAAGGCGAAGCCCGAACTGCTGGCCGCGATCGCGGCGGTGCCGTATGCCGCGGCATTCAAGGCGGGCCTGCAGTTCAAGCGCCGTTTCTGGGAACAGGACGACGGCATCTTCGGCGGCATTTCGTACACCGACCAGCCGATCAACCGGATCTGCTACCCCGCCTCGAACTTCAATGCGAAGGGACCGGCCGTGGTGCTGGGCGCCTACATGTTCGGGCCGAACGCATTCGAATTCTCGGCGATGAACACCGACGAGCGCCTGCGCGAAGTGGTGCGCCAGGGCGGCCAGCTCCACGCGCAGTACGAGAAGGAATTCGACAACGGCGTGACCGTGGGCTGGCACCGGGTACCCTGGATCAACGGCTGCATGGGCATGTGGACCGAGGGGGCGCGCGCGCAGCATTACGACAACCTGTGCACCATCGACAACCGCCTCGTGCTGGCCGGCGAGCACGCCTCGTTCATCGGCGGCTGGCAGGAAGGCGCCGTGCTGTCGGCGCACGACGCGATCACCCGGCTGCACGCGAAGGCGAAAGCCACGACGACAAGGAGCGCAGCATGA
- a CDS encoding porin family protein: protein MFNKYFAAAVLSLAASASFATPTGIYAGVNAGVTHVTDLDGNKSSFGAFAGYGINANFAIEAGYRQHGDWDLYGSDVTVKQTDISVLGSLPLNAGLDLYGRLGYNHAKVEAEYAGYRGSESVDNTLYGIGLAYNFSQNLSGRVELQKPSSDTTNTSVSLVWKF, encoded by the coding sequence ATGTTCAACAAATACTTCGCCGCCGCCGTGCTGTCGCTGGCCGCTTCCGCTTCGTTCGCCACGCCGACCGGCATCTATGCCGGCGTCAATGCGGGCGTGACGCACGTTACCGACCTGGACGGCAACAAGTCGAGCTTCGGCGCGTTCGCCGGCTATGGCATCAATGCGAACTTCGCGATCGAAGCGGGCTACCGCCAGCATGGCGACTGGGACCTGTACGGCTCCGACGTGACGGTCAAGCAGACCGACATTTCCGTGCTGGGTTCGCTGCCGCTGAACGCCGGGCTCGACCTTTACGGCCGCCTGGGCTACAACCACGCCAAGGTCGAGGCGGAATACGCGGGCTACCGCGGCAGCGAAAGTGTCGACAACACGCTGTACGGCATCGGTCTCGCCTACAATTTTTCCCAGAACCTGTCCGGCCGTGTCGAACTGCAAAAGCCGTCGAGCGACACCACCAACACGAGCGTGAGCCTGGTCTGGAAGTTCTGA
- a CDS encoding YbaN family protein, producing the protein MNRPMKWLLTMIGAVAVVLAVLGAFLPLLPTTPFLLLASACFARSSVRAHNWLRTNPLFGKYLRDWEDGRGLPLRGKIAILLFMWGSMGYSLTRVAHIPALVALLVTIGLGVSVFLLRFVPTKR; encoded by the coding sequence ATGAACCGACCGATGAAATGGCTGTTGACGATGATCGGCGCGGTAGCCGTCGTGCTTGCCGTACTGGGCGCATTCCTGCCGCTGCTGCCGACCACACCGTTCCTGCTGCTGGCCTCCGCGTGCTTTGCGCGCAGCTCGGTGCGCGCCCACAACTGGCTGCGCACCAACCCGCTGTTCGGCAAATACCTGCGCGACTGGGAAGACGGGCGCGGCCTGCCGCTGCGCGGCAAGATCGCGATCCTGCTGTTCATGTGGGGATCGATGGGCTATTCGCTGACACGGGTCGCCCACATTCCCGCGCTGGTGGCATTGCTGGTCACGATCGGGCTGGGGGTTTCCGTGTTCCTGCTGCGGTTCGTGCCGACGAAGCGCTGA